A portion of the Vulpes vulpes isolate BD-2025 chromosome 5, VulVul3, whole genome shotgun sequence genome contains these proteins:
- the LOC112930529 gene encoding LOW QUALITY PROTEIN: olfactory receptor 5B2-like (The sequence of the model RefSeq protein was modified relative to this genomic sequence to represent the inferred CDS: inserted 1 base in 1 codon) — protein MENNTEVMDFILVGLTGTPELQISLFIVFTLVYLISVLGNLGMTILILLDSHLHTPMYFFLSNLSLVDFGYSTAVTPKVMAGLLRGDQVISYSACSAQIFSFAAFXKESYLLSSMAYDRYTAVCKPLHYITTMTTGVCARLAIGCYTCGFLNASIHVGNTLSLSFCNSNLVHHFFCDIPAVMALSCSDKHISEVALVYVSSFNVFFALLVIIISYLFIFITILRMQSPQGHQKALSTCASHLTAVSIFSGTIIFMYLQPSSSHSMDTDKIASVFYTMVIPMLNPVVYSLRNKEVKSAFKKFSEKAKSSLVLGFLYYIMFNNLVSFLSCHPIHILSLTLHFIPEVIYSTLEKSAVL, from the exons ATGGAGAATAATACAGAAGTGATGGATTTCATCCTGGTGGGTCTGACTGGTACCCCAGAACTtcagatttcactttttattgtGTTCACCCTTGTTTACCTCATCAGTGTTTTAGGGAACCTGGGGATGACCATCCTGATCCTTCTGGACTCCCATCTCCACACTCCTATGTACTTTTTCCTCAGTAACCTGTCTCTGGTGGACTTTGGTTACTCTACAGCTGTCACTCCCAAGGTCATGGCTGGGTTACTTAGAGGAGACCAGGTCATCTCCTACAGTGCATGTTCTGCTCAAATATTCTCTTTTGCAGCCT GCAAGGAAAGTTACCTCTTATCTTCAATGGCTTATGACCGCTACACAGCAGTGTGCAAACCCCTCCATTACATCACCACCATGACGACAGGTGTGTGTGCTCGTTTGGCCATAGGCTGCTACACCTGTGGTTTTCTGAATGCTTCCATTCATGTTGGAAACACGTTAAGtctttctttctgtaattccAACCTGGTCCATCACTTTTTCTGTGATATTCCAGCAGTCATGGCTCTCTCTTGCTCTGATAAACACATTAGTGAGGTGGCTCTTGTGTATGTGTCAagttttaatgtcttttttgctCTTCTGGTTATAATCATATCTTACCTATTCATATTTATAACCATCTTAAGGATGCAATCACCTCAAGGGCACCAAAAGGCTTTGTCCACCTGTGCTTCTCACCTCACTGCAGTCTCCATATTCTCTGGGACAATTATCTTCATGTACTTACAGCCCAGCTCCAGCCATTCCATGGACACAGACAAAATAGCATCCGTGTTCTACACCATGGTCATCCCCATGCTGAACCCTGTGGTCTACAGCCTGAGAAATAAAGAGGTCAAGAGTGCTTTCAAGAAATTTTCAGAGAAGGCAAAATCATCTCTAGTATTGggatttttatattatattatgtttaATAATCTAGTTTCATTTCTCTCATGTCATCCCATTCACATTTTAAGCCTTACACTACATTTCATTCCTGAAGTTATATACTCAACACTTGAAAAATCTGCtgtcttataa
- the LOC112930528 gene encoding olfactory receptor 5B2-like, giving the protein MENSTEVTEFILLGLTNAPELQIPLFILFTLIYLITLAGNLGMVVLILLDSRLHTPMYFFLSNLSLVDFGYSTAVTPKVMAGLLIRDQVISYNACAAQMFFFVALATVENFLLASMAYDRYTAVCKPLHYTTTMTTSVCAHLAIGSYLCGFLNASIHIHDTFSLSFCMSNLVHHFFCDVPVVMALSCSDRYVSELVLVVVASFNIFFALLIILISYLFIFITILKMHSADGYQKALSTCTSHLTAVSIFYGTVIFMYLQPNSSHSMDTDKIISVFYSMVIPMLNPLVYSLRNKEVKNAFKNVVEKVKLSAGFTS; this is encoded by the coding sequence ATGGAGAACAGCACAGAAGTGACTGAATTCATCCTGCTGGGACTAACCAATGCCCCGGAGCTCCAGATCCCCCTCTTTATCTTGTTCACCCTCATTTACCTCATCACTCTGGCTGGGAACCTGGGCATGGTGGTGCTGATTCTCTTGGACTCCCGTCTCCACACTCCCATGTACTTTTTCCTCAGTAACCTGTCTCTGGTTGACTTTGGTTACTCTACAGCTGTCACTCCCAAAGTCATGGCTGGATTACTTATAAGAGATCAGGTCATCTCCTACAATGCATGTGCTgctcaaatgttcttttttgtagccttagccactgtggaaaatttcCTATTGGCTTCAATGGCTTATGACCGCTACACAGCAGTGTGCAAACCCCTCCATTACACCACCACCATGACAACAAGTGTATGCGCTCATTTGGCCATAGGCTCCTACCTCTGTGGTTTTCTGAATGCCTCCATTCACATTCATGACACATTCAGTCTCTCTTTCTGCATGTCCAATCTAGTCCATCACTTTTTCTGTGATGTGCCAGTAGTCATGGCTCTCTCTTGCTCTGATAGATATGTCAGTGAGCTGGTTCTTGTTGTTGTAGCAAGCTTCAACATCTTTTTCGCTCTCCTCATTATCTTGATTTCCTATCTGTTCATATTTATCACCATCCTGAAGATGCACTCAGCTGACGGATATCAGAAGGCTCTATCCACCTGCACTTCCCACCTCACTGCAGTGTCCATCTTCTATGGGACAGTCATCTTCATGTACTTACAGCCCAACTCCAGCCATTCCATGGACACAGACAAAATCATATCTGTGTTCTATTCTATGGTCATCCCCATGCTGAATCCCCTAGTCTATAGCTTGAGAAACAAGGAGGTTAAAAATGCATTCAAGAATGTGGTTGAGAAGGTGAAATTGTCTGCAGGCTTTACCTCTTAA